A stretch of the Massilia sp. W12 genome encodes the following:
- a CDS encoding N-acetyl sugar amidotransferase, which yields MSKPIFEGVHYCTRCCIPETQEGVVFDEMGICQACQSSEQKIHIDWVERRRQLEEILNNAKAKAGNNYDCIVPISGGKDSTFQLHVLTKVYNMKPLAVTFSHNWYSETGWYNLQNALEEFEVDHIMFTPNRKLINRIARRSLGGIGDACWHCHAGVGAFPLNVAVRFNIPLLIWGESIAETSGRASYFNPVRKFDREYFTKVSAKLRPDQMEDETLSARDLYPFNVPSAEDCERVGLFGIHLGDFIFWDDERQMEFVRDTYGWKETQIEGTYKRYKSAECIMPGVHDYTCYLKRGYGRATFHASQDVRAGLLTRSEGFQLIEENDPVRPAALDYYLSITGLSEQEFYETMEQHRHKALRGKVIPIAPARETPNEEVLLPFAQQIIAKHRPKPE from the coding sequence ACTGCACCCGTTGCTGTATTCCTGAAACCCAGGAAGGCGTGGTGTTTGATGAAATGGGGATTTGTCAGGCCTGCCAATCCTCAGAACAGAAAATCCACATCGACTGGGTTGAGCGGCGCCGCCAATTGGAAGAGATTCTGAACAATGCGAAAGCCAAGGCCGGCAATAATTATGATTGTATTGTCCCCATCAGCGGCGGCAAGGACAGCACCTTCCAATTGCATGTGCTGACCAAGGTGTACAACATGAAGCCGCTGGCGGTCACGTTCAGTCATAACTGGTACAGCGAAACCGGCTGGTATAACTTGCAAAACGCGCTGGAAGAATTTGAAGTCGATCACATCATGTTCACGCCCAACCGCAAGCTGATCAACCGCATTGCGCGGCGCTCGCTGGGCGGCATCGGCGATGCCTGCTGGCACTGCCACGCCGGCGTCGGCGCGTTTCCTTTGAACGTCGCCGTGCGCTTCAATATTCCGCTCTTGATCTGGGGCGAATCGATTGCCGAAACCTCGGGCCGCGCATCTTATTTCAACCCGGTGCGCAAATTCGACCGCGAATATTTCACCAAAGTCTCGGCTAAACTGCGCCCGGATCAGATGGAAGATGAAACCTTGAGCGCGCGCGATCTCTACCCATTCAATGTGCCCAGCGCGGAAGATTGCGAGCGGGTCGGCCTGTTCGGCATCCACTTGGGCGATTTCATCTTCTGGGACGATGAGCGGCAAATGGAATTTGTGCGCGACACCTACGGCTGGAAAGAAACCCAGATCGAAGGGACATACAAGCGCTACAAGAGCGCCGAATGCATCATGCCCGGCGTGCACGACTACACCTGCTATCTGAAACGCGGCTATGGCCGCGCCACCTTCCACGCCAGCCAGGACGTGCGCGCCGGTCTGCTGACGCGCAGCGAAGGTTTTCAACTGATTGAAGAAAATGATCCGGTGCGCCCGGCGGCGCTGGATTACTACCTGAGCATCACCGGGCTGTCGGAGCAGGAATTCTATGAAACCATGGAACAGCACCGGCACAAAGCCTTGCGCGGCAAAGTGATTCCGATTGCGCCGGCGCGCGAGACGCCGAATGAAGAAGTGTTGCTGCCGTTTGCGCAGCAAATCATCGCCAAACACCGGCCCAAGCCGGAATAA
- a CDS encoding amidase — translation MSSDSFAGKSIGAMHEQMRAGKLSAQDLAEICIARIAAVEADCLAWENFAADILRQQARACDQRLASGQPLRLLEGMPVAVKDIINTTEYPTQMGSPLWQGFTPGNDARLVYNFKRQGGLTAGKSVTAEFAVHALGKTKNPHDATRNPGTSSSGSAAAIAAGMVPFALGTQTAGSIVRPSSYCGVWGCKPSFGLLPRTGMLKTTDTLDTAGFFVGSASDLQRGWQSLRVAGRDYPIAERAMSDPARNSRPAGRPWKIALLQTHTWQYACEESKQALHNWAQQVSRDSRFVVEICEAPAILQQAHATHATIYERTLHYYFQQEHQQAEFVSPVMNEMLARGGQIATPAFVAAMALQEQMAAEMDAFLSGYDALLSLSTSACAPLRDEDEKPDPALIWTMTHLPVVAAPAFVNQAGLPFGLQLAARRYNDLQLFCLVEDLCAAGFLPEAQHPRALAGK, via the coding sequence ATGTCTAGCGATTCTTTCGCAGGAAAATCAATCGGCGCCATGCACGAACAGATGCGCGCCGGCAAACTCAGTGCGCAAGACCTGGCGGAAATCTGCATTGCACGCATTGCGGCGGTGGAAGCGGATTGCCTGGCCTGGGAAAATTTTGCAGCGGACATCCTGCGCCAACAGGCGCGCGCCTGCGACCAGCGTTTGGCCAGCGGCCAGCCACTGCGCTTGCTGGAGGGCATGCCGGTGGCGGTGAAAGACATCATCAACACCACCGAATACCCGACCCAGATGGGCAGCCCCTTGTGGCAGGGCTTCACCCCCGGCAACGATGCGCGCCTGGTGTACAACTTCAAACGCCAGGGCGGTTTAACTGCCGGAAAATCGGTGACGGCGGAATTCGCCGTGCATGCGCTGGGCAAAACCAAAAACCCGCACGATGCGACGCGCAACCCCGGCACCTCATCGAGCGGCTCAGCGGCGGCGATTGCCGCCGGCATGGTTCCATTTGCGCTCGGCACACAAACCGCAGGTTCAATTGTGCGTCCCTCCAGTTATTGCGGGGTGTGGGGTTGCAAGCCTTCGTTTGGCTTATTGCCGCGCACCGGCATGTTGAAAACCACCGACACCCTGGACACCGCCGGCTTTTTCGTCGGCAGCGCCAGCGATTTGCAGCGCGGCTGGCAAAGCCTGCGCGTGGCCGGACGCGATTACCCGATTGCCGAGCGGGCCATGAGCGACCCGGCGCGCAACAGCCGCCCCGCTGGCCGCCCTTGGAAAATCGCCCTCTTGCAAACCCACACCTGGCAATATGCCTGCGAAGAATCCAAACAGGCTTTACACAACTGGGCGCAACAAGTCAGCCGCGACAGCCGTTTTGTGGTGGAGATATGCGAAGCGCCGGCGATTTTGCAGCAGGCCCACGCTACTCACGCCACGATTTACGAACGCACCCTGCATTACTACTTCCAGCAGGAACACCAGCAAGCCGAATTCGTTTCGCCGGTGATGAATGAAATGCTGGCGCGCGGCGGCCAAATCGCCACCCCGGCCTTCGTCGCCGCCATGGCGCTGCAAGAGCAAATGGCGGCGGAGATGGATGCGTTTTTAAGCGGCTATGACGCCTTGCTCAGCCTTTCGACTTCGGCTTGCGCCCCCTTGCGCGACGAAGACGAAAAACCCGACCCGGCCCTGATCTGGACCATGACCCATCTGCCGGTAGTGGCAGCACCCGCCTTCGTCAACCAGGCCGGCCTGCCTTTCGGCCTGCAACTGGCGGCCAGACGCTATAACGATTTGCAATTGTTCTGCCTGGTGGAAGACTTGTGCGCGGCGGGGTTTTTACCGGAAGCGCAGCATCCGAGGGCGCTGGCGGGGAAATGA
- a CDS encoding helix-turn-helix domain-containing protein, with protein sequence MNKLLELMQTLEKQFPGVEFILDQAESDAGSSWINIVGQSLAIEYRPAFGFGVFLSEEDGYGSRPDEIYTDVEFLLRRLGQLLQPVPGNLSLAMRAGEHSTTLEESDIPNVQFIGKVLNPQDRKHITLKEIRDVLGLTQAEVANALGKQQSAISKIERRDDVLLSTLVSLIHSMNGALEIRALFDGCEVSIYSDREIKSEAVVE encoded by the coding sequence ATGAATAAATTACTTGAACTGATGCAAACCTTGGAAAAACAATTTCCGGGAGTGGAGTTTATTCTGGATCAAGCTGAGTCAGACGCTGGCAGCAGCTGGATTAATATCGTTGGGCAATCTCTTGCAATAGAATATAGACCTGCTTTTGGTTTTGGTGTTTTTCTATCTGAAGAAGATGGATATGGCAGCCGGCCAGATGAGATATATACAGATGTGGAATTTCTGCTGAGAAGGCTTGGACAATTGCTGCAGCCCGTACCAGGAAACCTATCGCTTGCTATGCGCGCTGGAGAGCATTCCACTACATTGGAGGAATCCGATATTCCGAATGTCCAATTTATTGGAAAGGTTTTAAATCCTCAAGATAGAAAACACATCACATTAAAGGAAATCCGCGATGTGCTTGGCTTGACACAGGCTGAGGTTGCCAATGCCTTAGGTAAACAGCAATCTGCTATCTCAAAAATAGAGAGGCGCGACGATGTGCTGCTCAGTACATTGGTTTCTCTTATTCACAGCATGAATGGCGCCCTTGAAATCAGGGCCTTATTTGATGGGTGTGAGGTCTCTATTTACTCTGATAGAGAAATAAAATCAGAGGCTGTTGTTGAGTAA